The following are encoded together in the Actinomycetota bacterium genome:
- a CDS encoding YggT family protein has translation METVGDILWWILLAYLLVVFARVIIGWLPVRWPRGVRSVVVFIYDVTEPVLSPLRRFLPTIPVGEGVALDLSPTVLILLIFFLQWLVRRLFG, from the coding sequence GTGGAGACCGTCGGCGATATCCTGTGGTGGATATTGCTGGCCTATCTCCTGGTGGTCTTCGCGAGGGTGATCATAGGATGGCTTCCGGTGCGGTGGCCGCGGGGGGTGAGGTCGGTGGTGGTGTTCATCTACGATGTCACCGAACCGGTGCTCTCGCCGTTGCGTCGTTTTCTCCCCACCATCCCGGTGGGAGAGGGCGTGGCCTTGGATCTCTCCCCCACCGTGCTCATCTTGCTGATCTTTTTCCTGCAGTGGCTGGTGCGCCGGCTCTTCGGATAG
- a CDS encoding YggS family pyridoxal phosphate-dependent enzyme, translating to MQPPPAGERYGEGGPPGGHGGSAPAARGDHGELRGIGAEVNEVTRVPENLALVRERIAAAAERSGRDPGGIVLVAVSKNVPDDLVMEAAEAGQRVFGENRAQELTGRLKRLGAGLEWHFIGHLQRNKVNMVVGRVALIHSVDSERLLEAIHERARGIDVVQDVLLQVNVTGEASKFGLAEEEVAGLLEKARSLPNVRVRGLMTMAAFAEDPEEARPCFRRLRELREMLEGEGEGAGLEILSMGMTQDFEVAVEEGANMLRVGTAIFAR from the coding sequence ATGCAGCCTCCTCCTGCGGGCGAACGTTACGGCGAAGGTGGACCTCCTGGAGGTCATGGAGGCTCTGCGCCAGCTGCACGGGGTGACCATGGTGAGCTTCGAGGAATAGGCGCGGAGGTGAACGAGGTGACGAGGGTGCCGGAAAACCTTGCTTTGGTGAGGGAACGCATCGCGGCGGCGGCCGAGCGCAGCGGCCGCGATCCCGGCGGTATCGTCCTGGTCGCCGTAAGCAAGAACGTGCCCGACGACCTGGTTATGGAGGCGGCGGAGGCAGGGCAGCGGGTGTTCGGAGAGAACCGCGCCCAGGAGCTGACCGGCAGGCTGAAGCGTCTCGGGGCCGGCCTCGAGTGGCATTTCATTGGCCATCTGCAGAGGAATAAGGTTAATATGGTGGTGGGCAGGGTAGCCCTCATACACAGCGTGGACAGCGAGCGCCTGTTGGAGGCGATACACGAGCGGGCACGAGGGATCGACGTGGTACAGGACGTCCTCCTGCAGGTGAACGTGACCGGGGAGGCCAGCAAGTTCGGCCTCGCGGAGGAGGAGGTGGCCGGACTGTTGGAGAAGGCCCGTTCGCTTCCCAACGTGCGGGTGCGGGGCTTGATGACCATGGCGGCGTTCGCCGAGGACCCGGAAGAGGCCCGGCCCTGCTTCCGCAGGCTGCGGGAGCTGCGCGAGATGCTGGAAGGAGAGGGCGAAGGAGCGGGCCTGGAGATCCTCAGCATGGGGATGACGCAGGATTTCGAGGTGGCCGTGGAGGAGGGAGCGAACATGCTGCGCGTGGGCACGGCCATATTCGCGAGGTGA
- a CDS encoding acylphosphatase: MARAHVLVSGRVQGVYYRSYAVDMARELGLTGWVRNRYDGRVEAVFEGEEEAVRKMVEWCHEGSPSARVARVEVSWEEATGEFGDFRIVRGE; this comes from the coding sequence ATGGCGAGGGCGCACGTGCTGGTATCGGGACGGGTGCAGGGGGTGTATTACCGCTCATACGCCGTGGACATGGCCAGGGAGCTCGGCCTGACGGGGTGGGTGCGCAACCGCTACGACGGGCGCGTGGAGGCGGTATTCGAGGGCGAGGAAGAAGCGGTGAGGAAGATGGTGGAGTGGTGCCACGAGGGCTCTCCCTCCGCGCGTGTCGCGAGGGTGGAGGTGTCCTGGGAAGAGGCCACGGGGGAGTTCGGCGATTTCAGGATCGTGAGAGGGGAGTAG
- the sepF gene encoding cell division protein SepF codes for MAGFFRRALIYLGLVEDDEFEEMLEYDEVQPAAVEPVVSRRAQREEARLATVQPVPSRQVRVHMVEPKSFNDAEQIGQKFKADIPVIINLQQADAELSKRLIDFASGLTYGLDGGIQRVAERVFLLTPHNVEVSAEDKRWLREKGFFNQF; via the coding sequence ATGGCTGGATTCTTTCGCAGGGCGCTGATCTACTTAGGCCTGGTGGAGGATGACGAGTTCGAGGAGATGCTGGAATACGACGAGGTGCAGCCGGCTGCCGTGGAGCCGGTGGTATCGCGGCGCGCCCAGCGCGAGGAGGCGCGCCTCGCTACCGTGCAGCCGGTTCCCAGCAGGCAGGTGCGCGTGCACATGGTGGAGCCCAAGTCCTTCAACGACGCCGAGCAGATCGGGCAGAAGTTCAAGGCCGACATCCCGGTGATCATCAACCTGCAACAGGCCGACGCGGAGCTCTCGAAGCGGCTCATCGATTTCGCCAGCGGCCTTACCTACGGACTGGATGGCGGCATCCAGCGCGTGGCGGAGAGGGTATTCCTCCTCACTCCCCATAACGTGGAGGTGTCCGCCGAGGACAAGCGGTGGCTGCGCGAAAAAGGGTTTTTCAACCAGTTCTGA
- a CDS encoding laccase domain-containing protein: MGSSPSGDEGGARNGGDGGPGPGWLEAGHLLGPGFRLVFTDRRGGVSEPPYRSLNLAFHTGDDPRRVSDNRAILAGALGIDGRRIAYPEQVHGLRVAWADDLAGRSEGIRVEALRETDGLLATREGLALCVLTADCVPLAMAYPEHGIIAMLHAGWRGTLGDIAGIACRLVEERMGIGPSRARAVIGPCIGPCCYRVDEGRAELFVEEYPGEGVVVRRGEAWSLDLRRANIVNLVRCGMEERNIHCAGGCTCCEPRYFSFRREGVTGRQGALIWREREDG; this comes from the coding sequence ATGGGGAGCAGTCCGTCGGGGGATGAGGGAGGTGCGAGGAACGGCGGGGACGGGGGCCCCGGCCCGGGATGGCTGGAGGCGGGACACCTCCTCGGCCCCGGCTTCCGCCTTGTCTTCACCGACCGCCGCGGAGGGGTGAGCGAGCCCCCCTATCGGAGCCTGAACCTGGCCTTCCACACCGGAGACGACCCGCGGAGGGTATCCGATAACCGCGCTATCCTGGCAGGGGCGCTGGGCATCGACGGAAGGCGCATCGCCTACCCGGAACAGGTGCATGGCCTGCGCGTGGCCTGGGCGGACGACCTCGCCGGGAGGAGCGAGGGCATCCGCGTAGAGGCCCTGCGGGAGACCGACGGCCTTCTGGCCACGAGAGAAGGCCTGGCCCTCTGCGTACTCACAGCGGACTGCGTTCCCCTGGCCATGGCCTACCCGGAGCACGGCATCATAGCCATGCTGCACGCGGGGTGGCGCGGAACCCTGGGCGACATCGCGGGGATCGCCTGCCGCCTGGTGGAGGAGAGGATGGGCATCGGGCCCTCCCGGGCGAGGGCGGTCATCGGCCCCTGCATAGGGCCCTGCTGCTACCGGGTGGACGAAGGCAGGGCGGAGCTCTTTGTCGAAGAATATCCCGGGGAAGGGGTGGTGGTGCGCAGGGGAGAGGCATGGAGCTTGGACCTGCGTCGCGCCAACATCGTAAACCTGGTGAGGTGCGGGATGGAGGAGAGGAACATCCACTGCGCGGGGGGCTGTACCTGCTGCGAGCCCCGGTATTTCTCCTTCCGGCGGGAAGGGGTGACGGGCAGACAGGGAGCGTTGATCTGGAGAGAGCGGGAGGACGGGTGA
- the proC gene encoding pyrroline-5-carboxylate reductase — translation MTRIAFIGGGKMAEAILKELLRSGWAAPHEVMVSDVLEERLRYLADAYGVRVSTSNPEAAADAEVVLLAVKPQKMEEVLRELAGALKPGQAVVSIAMGKKTEFIESLLPPGTEVVRVMPNNPAMVGEAVSVLSYGAAAGERARQTARAIFSSLGQVYEVEERLQDAAMALSGCGPAYFYVIAEAMSDAGVKLGLDRELSLRLAAGTMVGAGRMLRETGMHPGQLKDMVTSPGGSTIVALEALEEAGLRNAFFKALTAAWRRAQEV, via the coding sequence ATGACCAGGATCGCCTTTATCGGCGGCGGAAAGATGGCGGAGGCCATACTCAAAGAGCTGCTGCGGAGCGGATGGGCAGCTCCCCATGAAGTGATGGTCAGCGACGTGCTCGAGGAACGCCTGCGCTACCTGGCGGACGCATACGGCGTGCGGGTCTCGACCTCCAACCCCGAGGCGGCCGCGGACGCGGAGGTGGTGCTGCTGGCGGTGAAGCCGCAGAAGATGGAGGAGGTGCTGCGGGAGTTAGCGGGCGCGCTGAAGCCGGGACAGGCGGTGGTCTCCATCGCCATGGGGAAGAAGACGGAGTTCATCGAAAGCCTGCTTCCGCCCGGGACGGAGGTGGTGCGGGTGATGCCCAACAACCCCGCCATGGTGGGAGAGGCGGTATCCGTGCTCAGCTACGGCGCCGCAGCGGGGGAGAGAGCCCGGCAGACGGCGAGGGCCATCTTCTCCTCCCTGGGACAGGTTTACGAGGTCGAGGAGAGGCTGCAGGACGCGGCCATGGCCCTTTCCGGTTGCGGACCCGCCTATTTTTACGTCATCGCGGAGGCCATGAGCGATGCGGGGGTAAAGCTGGGCCTGGACCGTGAGCTCAGCCTGCGGCTCGCGGCGGGGACCATGGTCGGGGCGGGCAGGATGCTCCGGGAGACGGGCATGCACCCCGGCCAGCTCAAGGACATGGTGACCTCTCCCGGGGGGTCGACCATCGTGGCGCTGGAGGCCTTGGAGGAGGCCGGCCTGCGAAACGCCTTCTTCAAGGCCCTGACGGCGGCCTGGAGGCGGGCCCAGGAGGTATGA
- a CDS encoding DivIVA domain-containing protein, which yields MAIGPMDIHHKEFSTVRVGGYNKEEVDAFLDMVADELERLLHRNQEQAELVESMRQKASQFDSMQQTLQNAIINAQKSADNIVMEARNQADAMLKEAQEQSLRMLEEARAERSRISQAFAGIRDQVMNYIATINELLDKNRALMKDYEGRLAAAELREEPVAAAAPAPAAEARVAPEPAPPPAEPSLEVAPAPAEPLAPPAAAEEMAAPSIPEPDFGRYRAPAEVETPPYSPPPLTMAPAAEPLASAPGPAAPAYEQAPPAAEPAGAPSVESGPAPAFTPAEPSVLPDEFAPSRVPSPGEPRPDAGPAPQARRPLLTPEEEMELMRRSMEQEAPPAPPPPPPPEEPGGSEKHFFWE from the coding sequence TTGGCTATTGGCCCCATGGATATCCATCACAAGGAGTTCAGCACCGTACGCGTGGGAGGTTATAACAAGGAGGAGGTGGACGCCTTCCTGGACATGGTCGCGGATGAGCTCGAAAGACTGCTGCACCGCAACCAGGAGCAGGCCGAGCTGGTGGAATCCATGCGGCAGAAGGCGAGCCAGTTCGACTCCATGCAGCAGACGTTGCAGAACGCCATCATCAATGCCCAGAAAAGCGCCGACAACATCGTGATGGAGGCACGCAACCAGGCGGATGCCATGCTCAAGGAGGCCCAGGAGCAGAGCCTGCGTATGCTCGAGGAGGCAAGGGCGGAGCGCAGCCGCATCTCCCAGGCCTTCGCGGGCATCAGGGACCAGGTGATGAACTACATTGCGACCATCAACGAACTCCTGGATAAGAACCGGGCGTTGATGAAGGACTACGAGGGGAGGCTTGCGGCCGCCGAGCTGCGTGAGGAACCCGTGGCCGCCGCCGCGCCTGCTCCCGCAGCTGAGGCCCGGGTGGCACCCGAGCCCGCGCCACCGCCGGCGGAGCCCTCGCTGGAGGTGGCCCCTGCCCCCGCCGAGCCCCTCGCACCACCGGCCGCGGCCGAGGAGATGGCAGCTCCTTCCATCCCCGAGCCGGACTTTGGCCGTTATAGGGCGCCGGCGGAGGTGGAGACCCCGCCCTATTCGCCTCCCCCGCTGACCATGGCGCCGGCTGCCGAGCCGTTGGCGTCGGCGCCCGGACCTGCAGCTCCCGCATACGAACAGGCGCCCCCGGCGGCCGAGCCCGCCGGCGCGCCTTCCGTGGAGAGCGGTCCCGCGCCAGCCTTCACGCCGGCGGAGCCGTCCGTCCTGCCCGATGAGTTCGCTCCCTCCAGGGTGCCCTCTCCCGGCGAGCCCAGACCCGACGCCGGACCGGCTCCGCAGGCGAGGCGCCCGCTCCTCACTCCCGAGGAAGAGATGGAGCTCATGCGGCGCAGCATGGAGCAGGAGGCGCCACCCGCCCCGCCGCCGCCTCCCCCGCCGGAGGAACCGGGTGGGAGCGAAAAACACTTCTTCTGGGAATAA
- a CDS encoding MgtC/SapB family protein: MSGGEIILRLLMAAACGGLIGVERERGDRPAGFRTYIMISIGAALFTVMSLVAFPGSDPARIAAQVVVGIGFLGAGVIVVYAGTHVVGITTAATMWATAAVGMAAGAGYFLTCLYTTGIMLVVLVALPWVEERVIARFLRRRLYFTVRSVARPDLVEEVTATLAQYRVKAVLLRFEQCLAPQAECSLLLRANVTAKVDLLEVMEALRQLHGVTMVSFEE; this comes from the coding sequence GTGAGCGGAGGAGAGATCATCCTCAGGTTGCTCATGGCCGCCGCTTGCGGCGGCCTCATCGGCGTGGAGCGGGAGAGGGGGGACCGGCCCGCGGGCTTCCGCACCTACATCATGATCTCCATCGGGGCGGCTCTCTTCACCGTGATGTCCCTAGTCGCCTTCCCGGGGTCGGACCCCGCGAGGATCGCCGCCCAGGTGGTGGTGGGCATCGGTTTCCTGGGAGCCGGCGTCATCGTGGTCTATGCGGGGACGCACGTGGTGGGGATCACCACCGCGGCCACCATGTGGGCCACGGCGGCGGTGGGCATGGCCGCCGGCGCGGGTTATTTCCTGACCTGCCTCTACACCACGGGCATCATGCTGGTGGTGCTGGTGGCCCTGCCCTGGGTGGAGGAGAGGGTGATCGCGCGCTTCCTGCGCCGCAGGCTATATTTCACGGTGAGGAGCGTCGCCCGGCCCGACCTGGTGGAGGAGGTGACCGCCACCCTGGCGCAGTACCGGGTGAAGGCGGTACTGCTGCGCTTCGAGCAGTGCCTGGCGCCCCAGGCGGAATGCAGCCTCCTCCTGCGGGCGAACGTTACGGCGAAGGTGGACCTCCTGGAGGTCATGGAGGCTCTGCGCCAGCTGCACGGGGTGACCATGGTGAGCTTCGAGGAATAG